GCCGATGACGAGGTGGACCGCCTCGCCCCGCTCAGCTATGGCGTGGCGGAAGCCTAGCGCCCGCAAGCGGCGCTAAAGCAAAGGGCGCCGCCCTCGCGGACGACGCCCTATGGGCTTCCCCAGCCCGAATTGTGTCGATACCCCTGCCCCGCGCGCGGCGGGGCTCACTGGCAGAGCAGGATGTCCTGCTCGCGGGTGAGGCGGTAATCGTCGCTCAGCTTCACCACATAGCGCACATCGCCGCCGCTGTTCAGGCAGTAGTCGATGAGCCGGCCATCGCCCCAGGCGATGCGCACGGCGCGCGGGTTGAAGCAGATGTTCTGCAGCTGGATGCGCTCGCCATTGGCGCCGGAGCGCAGCTCGATGACGCAGGTGCGCTCGACCGCGTCCTGCAGCCCGAGACCGGGCGTGCGCGGCTGGGCCTCGACCACGGGGCCGGCGACCATGATGGCGGTAAGGGCAGCGCTACCGACAGCGCAGAGCCATGGCTTCACGTTTCCCTCCCGGTAATACCCGGTGTTTGCACAGAGGTTACACGTCATTAGGCATCAAGCAAGAAATTAGTTCTAATTTCGATGCAATTTTCATCAAAATTTCAAATTTCCAGCCCGCGATTTGATCGCGCACTTGGCAACCCGCCCGGCAAAAGGGCAGCAAAACACCCCGCCAGCGGCCCTTTCGGGACGCCGGCGGCGGGTCATAAACCATTGAGATGGATGCCTATTTCGGCGCCAGCGCGGTGACCGCGAGAGCCGTGGCGGCGGCCCGATTCTCCACCCCGATCTTGGAGTAGATCTGTTCGAGGTGCTTGTTCACCGTGCGCGGCGACAGGCCGAGAATTTCGCCGATATCCCGGTTCGCCTTGCCGCGGGCGAGCCAGACCAGCACCTCGGCCTCGCGCACGGTGAGATTCAGCTTGGCCTTGAGCACCTGTTCGGGCGAGCGGCTTTCATCTTCCAGGATGCGCAGCAGCAGCTCCTCCGGGCCGATCTGCCCGACATAGGAGAGCTTGAGCCGCCGGCTGCCGTCGAGCGGCAGCTCGATCGCGTCCGGCGCCGCGCCCGCCTCGTCGCCGCGCCGGCCGGCGAGCCAGCGGCACACCGGCTCGGGCAGCATCAGGCTGTCGCCCGGCGGCGAGGTGGTGATGGCGGCGAGCAGCGCCGTCGCCTGCGGTGTGCTCCACAAAACCCGCCCCGCGCGGGTGGCGGAGAGCAGGAAGCGGCCGGAGGCGTCGAGCGCGGCACGGGCGCTGAGCGTCTGGCGGGCATTGGACAGATGCACGCGGATGCGGGCGATCAGCTCGTCCGGCGAGATCGGCTTGGTGACATAGTCGACGCCGCCCGCCTCCAGCCCCTTCACGATCTGCTCGGTCTCCGACAGGCCGGTCATGAAGATCACCGGCACATGCGCCACCGCCTTGTTGCGCTTGAGCTGGCGGCAGGTCTCGAAGCCGTCCATGCCGGGCATCACCGCGTCCATCAGGATGACGTCGGGGGTGATACGCTCGACGAGGGCGAGCGCGTTGGCGCCTTCCACCGCCACCAGCACGGTCGCGCCCGACGCTTCCAGCGCGTCGGTCAGAAGGCTCAGCGTCTCGGGGGAATCGTCCACCACGAGAATGATGTCGCGACGCTCCACGCTATGCATCATCGCTGCGCATCGCCTCCAGAACGGCCATGTATTGCTTGAGGTCGAAGGTTTCCATGAGATCGCGCAGATGCGCGACGAAGGCGCCATGCTCGGGCCCGGCGCTCTCGATCTCGGTGAGCTTGGCCTTGATGCCGCGCACATAGCCAATCTCGCCGAGCTTCATCAGATCGTCGAGATGGCGCGCCGAGGGCGGGCGCAGCGGCGCCGAGGGGCGCGCCGGCACGGCATCGGGCGCGACTTCGCCCTCGCCGATCCATTGCAGCTCCAGCAGCTTTTCCAGCTTCTCCAGCAACCCGCGCAAATGCACGGGCTTCACCACCTGCTCGTCATGCTGGCGCGCGGCGAGCCCTTCGCGGATCTCGCCGGCATTGGCGGAAATCATGACGATCTTCAGCCGCGCAAAGCCCTCGTCGCGCACGAGGCGCACCACCTCCCAGCCATTCAGGCCGGGCATGGCGATGTCGAGCAGCAGCACGTCGGGATCCCACTGGCGCACCATGTCGAGCGCGGCGATGCCGTCGCCCGCCGACAGCACGGTGAAACCGAGCGGCAGCAGCAATTCGTGCATCAGCTCGCGATGCGCCGCGTCGTCATCGGCGACCAGAATGGTCCGGCGCGGGCCGGCATAGCCGATGATGCGCCGGTGCTGGATCGGGCCGAGGCGCGAGGGATTGGTGACCTCCGACAGCATCAGCTTGACGCGGAAGGTGCTGCCCTCGCCCGGCACGGAGGTGAGGCCGATCTCGCCGCCCATGATCTCGGTGAGCAGCTTGGTGATGGTGAGGCCGAGGCCGATGCCGGCGGTGGAATAGGTGCCCGCCCGATCGCCGCGCTCGAACGGCTCGAAGACGCGCTTGTGGTCGGCGGCAGGGATGCCGATGCCGGTATCCTCCACCTCGAACTCCGCCACCTGGTTGCGATAGGCGACACGCAGCGCCACCCGCCCGCTGGCGGTGAACTTGATGGCGTTGGACAGGAGGTTGATGAGAATCTGCCGCAGCCGCTTCTCGTCGGTGAACACCACCGGCGGCAGCCGCTCGGGGCGGACATAGACAAAGTCGATGCCCTTGGCGGTTGCCTGCAGGCGGAACATGTCCACCACCTGGTCGAGGAACTCGCCGATGCGCACCTCGTCGCGCGAGAGATGCAGGCGCCCGGCCTCGATCTTGGAGATGTCGAGCAGCCCGTCGATCAGCCCCGACAAATGCTCGGCCGAGCGGCGCACCACACGCACCGCGTCGCGCCGGTGGGTGGGAATGGCGGCGTCGCGCTCCAGAAGCTGGGCATAGCCGAGAATGGCGTTGAGCGGCGTGCGCAGCTCATGGCTGATGCCGACGACATAGCGGCTCTTGGCGAGGTTGGCAGCCTCGGCCACCTCCTTGGCCTTTTGCAGCTTGGCGTCGGTGCGCTTATGCGCCTCGATCTCGCGCATCAAGAGCGCGGTCTGGCGGTGGCTCTCCTCCTGCGCCACGCGCCGGCTCTCCTGCGCCAGCACGAACAGCCAGGCGGCGACGCCGGCGATGATGAGCAGGATGAAATAGAGGGTGAACAGCACGCTGCCCACCGCCGCCCGCTCGTCCGGCGGGGCGAAGCTCGCCTGTAGATAGATGACGCCGAGAATCGCCGCGATGACCGCCGCCAGCAGCGACAGCACCCCGATATAATGGCCGATGCGCGAATTGATCTGCGCCACCGCCCAGCTCGGCAGTGTCGCGCGCAGCACGGCGAGGATCTGGTCGGGGAAGCGCGCATCCTCCTTGCAGCGGTCATGGCAGCGCGCGTCGAGTGAGCAGCACAGCGAGCAGATCGGCCCGGCATAGACCGGGCAATGCGCCATGTCCTCCGGCTCGAATTTGTGCTCGCAGATGCAGCACTTCAGCGTGGTGCGTGACTGCCAGTTCTTGGTGGTGCGGCGGGCGATGTAGTAGCGGCCCTTGGTGCTGAAGGCGATCGCCGGCGCGGTGACGAAGGACACCGCCAGCGCCAGGAAGGGGGCGAAGGCCTGCGCGACCACCCCGAGCAGCCCGGCAAAGGCCACGCTGCCGACCACCGTGCCGGCCAGCACCGCGCCGAGACCGACGGGGTTGATGTCGTAGAGATGCGCCCGCTTGAACTCGATACCCGGCGGGCTCCAGCCCATCGGCTTGTTGACCACGAGATCGGCCACCAGCGCCGCCACCCAGGCGACCGCCACGATGGCGTAGAGGCCGAGGATCTGCTCCAGCACCTTGTAGATGCCAAGCGCCATCAGCAGCAGCGCGATGGTGACGTTGAACACCAGCCACACCACCCGGCCGGGATGGCTGTGGGTGAGGCGGGAGAAGAAGTTCGACCAGGCAATCGACCCCGCATAGGAGTTGGTCACGTTGATCTTGAGCTGGGCGAGGATGACGAACACGCCGGTGAAGGCGAGCGCCACCTGGGGCGGGAACACGGTCTCGAAGGCGACGAGATACATCTGCGTCGGCTCGGTCGCGTGCAGCAGCGGCACCCCATGGGTGAGCGCGAAATAGGCAAGGAAGGAGCCGGCCAGCATCTTCAGCGCGCCGGGGACGATCCAGCCCGGCCCGGCGGAGAGCAGCGCCAGCCACCACACGCCATTGCGCACCATGGCGGTGCGGCCGGGCGCGCGGCGCGGCAGGAAGCGCAGGAAGTCGACCTGCTCGCCGATCTGCGCCACCAGCGCGAAGACCACCATGGTGGCCGAGCCGAACAGCAGGGGATCGAACGACCCGTCCGACGCGCCGAGCCGGCCGGTATAGGACGCCCACTCGCCAAAGGCGTCGCCGTGATAGGCGAAGATGAAGACGAAGGGGATGAGGTTCAGCAGCAGCCAGAAGGGCTGGGTCCAGAGCTGGAACCGGCTGATGAAGGTGATGCCGTGCGTCACCAGCGGGATGACCACCAGCGCGCTGATGAAATAGCCGACCATCAGCGGCACGCCGAAGCACATCTCCAGCGCCAGCGCCATGATCGCCGCCTCGATGGCGAAGAACAGATAGGTGAAGGAGGCGTAGATCAGCGAGGTGATGGTGGAGCCGATATAGCCGAAGCCGGCGCCACGGGTGAGCAGGTCGATATCGACGCCGAACTTGGCGGCGTAATAGCTGATGGGCAGGCCGGCGGCGAAGATGATGAGGCTGACCACGAGGATCGCCGCCACCGCATTGGGGAAGCCATAGGCCAGCGTGATCGCGCCGCCGATCGCCTCCAGCGCCAGGAAGGACACGGCGCCGAGCGCGGTGTTCGCCACCCGCAGCGCCGACCAGCGGCGCGCGCTCTTCGCGGTGAAGCGAAGCGCATAATCCTCCAGCGTCTCGTTGACGACCCACTGGTTATAGCGGCGCCGCACGCGAACGATCTTCTGTTCTGCCGCCATGGCGGTTTGCCTCGCCGTCCCGACGCTTGACATGCCCGCGCGATGAACCTCCCGGCACTGAATTTTCTTGTTGCACCACACTGATGGACTGGTGTTTCAGCCCACCGCACCACTTGAAGCACGAAACGTTCCAGTTTCCCCGCGAACCGCAAGAAACCTTGCAACGGAAGGACAAAGCCCTACACGGCGCGGGACGCTGTGAATATCCCCTACGTAATCCGAGGCAGATTGGCGACAAACTGCCAACAAATTAATCACTTTATATGGATTCTACTT
Above is a window of Ancylobacter sp. WKF20 DNA encoding:
- a CDS encoding response regulator, with amino-acid sequence MMHSVERRDIILVVDDSPETLSLLTDALEASGATVLVAVEGANALALVERITPDVILMDAVMPGMDGFETCRQLKRNKAVAHVPVIFMTGLSETEQIVKGLEAGGVDYVTKPISPDELIARIRVHLSNARQTLSARAALDASGRFLLSATRAGRVLWSTPQATALLAAITTSPPGDSLMLPEPVCRWLAGRRGDEAGAAPDAIELPLDGSRRLKLSYVGQIGPEELLLRILEDESRSPEQVLKAKLNLTVREAEVLVWLARGKANRDIGEILGLSPRTVNKHLEQIYSKIGVENRAAATALAVTALAPK
- a CDS encoding ATP-binding protein; this translates as MAAEQKIVRVRRRYNQWVVNETLEDYALRFTAKSARRWSALRVANTALGAVSFLALEAIGGAITLAYGFPNAVAAILVVSLIIFAAGLPISYYAAKFGVDIDLLTRGAGFGYIGSTITSLIYASFTYLFFAIEAAIMALALEMCFGVPLMVGYFISALVVIPLVTHGITFISRFQLWTQPFWLLLNLIPFVFIFAYHGDAFGEWASYTGRLGASDGSFDPLLFGSATMVVFALVAQIGEQVDFLRFLPRRAPGRTAMVRNGVWWLALLSAGPGWIVPGALKMLAGSFLAYFALTHGVPLLHATEPTQMYLVAFETVFPPQVALAFTGVFVILAQLKINVTNSYAGSIAWSNFFSRLTHSHPGRVVWLVFNVTIALLLMALGIYKVLEQILGLYAIVAVAWVAALVADLVVNKPMGWSPPGIEFKRAHLYDINPVGLGAVLAGTVVGSVAFAGLLGVVAQAFAPFLALAVSFVTAPAIAFSTKGRYYIARRTTKNWQSRTTLKCCICEHKFEPEDMAHCPVYAGPICSLCCSLDARCHDRCKEDARFPDQILAVLRATLPSWAVAQINSRIGHYIGVLSLLAAVIAAILGVIYLQASFAPPDERAAVGSVLFTLYFILLIIAGVAAWLFVLAQESRRVAQEESHRQTALLMREIEAHKRTDAKLQKAKEVAEAANLAKSRYVVGISHELRTPLNAILGYAQLLERDAAIPTHRRDAVRVVRRSAEHLSGLIDGLLDISKIEAGRLHLSRDEVRIGEFLDQVVDMFRLQATAKGIDFVYVRPERLPPVVFTDEKRLRQILINLLSNAIKFTASGRVALRVAYRNQVAEFEVEDTGIGIPAADHKRVFEPFERGDRAGTYSTAGIGLGLTITKLLTEIMGGEIGLTSVPGEGSTFRVKLMLSEVTNPSRLGPIQHRRIIGYAGPRRTILVADDDAAHRELMHELLLPLGFTVLSAGDGIAALDMVRQWDPDVLLLDIAMPGLNGWEVVRLVRDEGFARLKIVMISANAGEIREGLAARQHDEQVVKPVHLRGLLEKLEKLLELQWIGEGEVAPDAVPARPSAPLRPPSARHLDDLMKLGEIGYVRGIKAKLTEIESAGPEHGAFVAHLRDLMETFDLKQYMAVLEAMRSDDA